CGCTACATTCAGAAGTGCGAAAACTGAGATTTTGTAGCGGGCTGATCCCGGTGCGAAACCTTACAAAGGTCTCGTGAAGCTAGCTTCTCGGGGCCTTTTTCTTTTTGCCTGTATCGTGCCTCCTTCTTGTTGGTTGCTCTTCCTCAGTCTCCTGAACGCTTCCAGCGCTCATGAAGCTCGGTAATCAGCTTTGGGGCATTGCCCTCCAACCAGCTGATAAAATCAGGTTCATCCGTAGTCAGATCGAGTTTAAGCTGCTTGCCTTGGCGGCCGGTCTTGACCGTCGCAGCTCCGACACCGGGGATCGCCAAAGCAGGCACGCCCTTTCTAGACGGGTTTGCTTTCTTCTCTGGGCTCTTCGCAGCTGCCAGAACTGCGAGAAACGCACGCTCAGAAACCTCATCGACCGAGCCGGAACTTTCGGACTTGGCTGCATGAGCTACGGCTTGCAGTTGGTCTCGATCACCGTCGTAGGCACCCAAAGCCTTTTTGAGCTCTTCCCATCTCGGGCGACCAATCCCGGGAGCCGCACCAATTGCCTGGATGAGTTCCTCGCCGACCGTCCGAACGACACTCAAGAGTTGTGAAACCCCCGCTTCGTGGAGGTTAAGGACTTCGGCGACACCTCGATTGGTGCGCTCAGCCCCTTCCAAATGGTCGCCGTCCAGAAGCGCCGTCGCAACAAGCGCACGTTCAATAAAGCTCAGATCACGACGCTCTTGGTTCTCGAGAAGCTGATCTCGAAGCGCTTGATCACCATCAACTTCCGTGACGATGGCTCGAACTTTGATACCGAGCTCGCGACATGCTTCCAGGCGTCTGCGGCCATAGATCAGGTTGTAGCGATCGCCTTCCAGTGGGCGGACCAAGACAGGCACACGCTGACCGTTCTTGGAGATTGAATTCTTCAGGCCCTCAACTTCAATCTGAAGCCTATCATCCAATCGTCCTTCGGTAATAATCTGCGCC
This sequence is a window from Sulfitobacter alexandrii. Protein-coding genes within it:
- the repB gene encoding plasmid partitioning protein RepB — translated: MARKPKLGLPLQTLRNAPDALEGRRLRGGVFEIDPAQIITEGRLDDRLQIEVEGLKNSISKNGQRVPVLVRPLEGDRYNLIYGRRRLEACRELGIKVRAIVTEVDGDQALRDQLLENQERRDLSFIERALVATALLDGDHLEGAERTNRGVAEVLNLHEAGVSQLLSVVRTVGEELIQAIGAAPGIGRPRWEELKKALGAYDGDRDQLQAVAHAAKSESSGSVDEVSERAFLAVLAAAKSPEKKANPSRKGVPALAIPGVGAATVKTGRQGKQLKLDLTTDEPDFISWLEGNAPKLITELHERWKRSGD